Proteins co-encoded in one Streptomyces diastaticus subsp. diastaticus genomic window:
- a CDS encoding TetR/AcrR family transcriptional regulator has translation MTSETPGPKTARPPDPRPRPGGRTARTRRQVLDAVLAELGDHGYDGLTVEAVAGRAGVHRTTVYRRWRDVGGLLADVLDAAGADDWAAPDTGSLEEDLTGLNDEIHDALTARPPVVPALIAASFRSPQAAEAQRRLWDDRYARCEVVVERAVGRGELPPGTAARPLLVAATAPLYHQLLLLGDASDPHLARRSARAAARAAAAGAFTADGTPGDG, from the coding sequence ATGACTTCCGAGACACCCGGCCCGAAGACGGCCCGGCCGCCGGACCCCCGCCCGCGCCCCGGCGGCCGCACGGCCCGCACGCGCCGCCAGGTGCTGGACGCGGTCCTCGCGGAGCTGGGTGACCACGGGTACGACGGGCTGACCGTGGAGGCGGTCGCGGGCCGCGCGGGAGTGCACCGCACCACGGTGTACCGGCGCTGGCGGGATGTCGGCGGCCTGCTCGCCGACGTGCTCGACGCGGCGGGCGCGGACGACTGGGCGGCTCCGGACACCGGCTCGCTGGAGGAGGACCTGACCGGGCTGAACGACGAGATCCACGACGCCCTGACCGCGCGGCCGCCTGTCGTCCCCGCCCTGATCGCCGCCTCGTTCCGCTCGCCGCAGGCCGCCGAGGCGCAGCGGCGCCTGTGGGACGACCGGTACGCGCGGTGCGAGGTGGTCGTGGAGCGGGCCGTGGGGCGCGGCGAGCTGCCCCCCGGGACAGCGGCCCGGCCGCTGCTCGTCGCGGCCACCGCTCCGCTCTACCACCAGCTCCTGCTGCTCGGCGACGCCTCCGATCCGCACCTGGCCCGCCGCTCGGCCAGGGCGGCGGCGCGCGCGGCGGCCGCGGGCGCCTTCACGGCAGACGGAACGCCGGGGGACGGCTGA
- the abc-f gene encoding ribosomal protection-like ABC-F family protein, which yields MPVQITALDVSKSFDGRPVLDSVTCSLGAGERTGIIGENGSGKSTLLRLLAGEERPDRGETVVQASGGVGHLAQEERLPGSMTVQQVLDRGLTELRAVERRLRSLEAAMAAGDESGMAEYGDLLTVFELRGGYDADARAERALRGLGLRLVDRDRAVGTLSGGEQVRLRLAALLAGAPEILLLDEPTNHLDAAALHWLEEHLRTRRGTLVAVSHDRDFLDRVATSLLEVDADRRRVVRFGGGYAGHLAEKAAGRRRWAQEYDRWRAETDRLREAASTTARRVAPGRPAQDGNKMAYDRAGGRVQQSLAGRVRNAEERLRRLLADPVPPPPEPLRFTPALPTGRLEGTLLAAAGVAVRGRLGRTDLALKAGERLLVTGANGAGKSTLLQALAGELAPDSGTVTRRGRLGHLAQESRPGRPDETVLAAFARDRPGDRADHAAHLLSLGLFAREHFAVPVGRLSTGQRRRLALARLLGRPADVLLLDEPTNHLSPALAEEVEAALDGYGGALVVVSHDRRLCRRWRGDRLTLSAPPPAASAR from the coding sequence GTGCCCGTACAGATCACCGCGCTCGACGTCAGCAAGTCCTTCGACGGCCGTCCCGTCCTCGACTCGGTCACCTGCTCCCTCGGCGCGGGTGAGCGCACCGGGATCATCGGCGAGAACGGCTCCGGCAAGAGCACCCTGCTGCGCCTCCTCGCCGGTGAGGAGCGTCCCGACCGGGGCGAGACCGTCGTCCAGGCGTCCGGCGGTGTCGGCCATCTCGCCCAGGAGGAGCGGCTGCCCGGGTCGATGACCGTCCAGCAGGTCCTCGACAGGGGCCTCACCGAACTGCGCGCCGTCGAACGCCGCCTGCGAAGCCTGGAGGCGGCCATGGCCGCGGGCGACGAGTCGGGCATGGCCGAGTACGGCGACCTGCTGACCGTCTTCGAACTGCGTGGCGGCTACGACGCCGACGCCCGGGCCGAGCGAGCCCTGCGCGGCCTCGGCCTGCGCCTGGTCGACCGCGACCGCGCCGTCGGCACCCTCTCCGGCGGTGAGCAGGTCAGGCTGCGGCTGGCCGCCCTGCTGGCGGGCGCGCCGGAGATCCTGCTCCTCGACGAGCCCACCAACCACCTCGACGCCGCCGCCCTGCACTGGCTGGAGGAGCACCTGCGCACCCGGCGCGGCACCCTGGTCGCCGTCTCCCACGACCGGGACTTCCTCGACCGCGTCGCCACCAGCCTGCTGGAGGTGGACGCCGACCGGCGCCGCGTCGTCCGCTTCGGCGGCGGCTACGCGGGCCACCTCGCCGAGAAGGCCGCCGGCCGGCGCCGCTGGGCCCAGGAGTACGACCGGTGGCGCGCCGAGACCGACCGGCTCCGCGAGGCCGCCTCGACCACCGCCCGCCGGGTCGCTCCCGGCCGCCCCGCGCAGGACGGCAACAAGATGGCCTACGACCGGGCGGGCGGCCGCGTGCAGCAGTCCCTGGCGGGCCGGGTGCGCAACGCCGAGGAACGGCTGCGCCGCCTGCTCGCCGACCCGGTCCCGCCGCCGCCCGAGCCGCTGCGCTTCACCCCGGCCCTGCCCACCGGCCGCCTGGAGGGCACCCTGCTGGCGGCAGCCGGTGTCGCGGTCCGGGGCCGGCTCGGCCGCACGGACCTCGCCCTGAAGGCCGGCGAGCGCCTGCTGGTCACCGGGGCCAACGGCGCGGGCAAGTCCACCCTGCTCCAGGCCCTGGCCGGGGAGCTGGCCCCCGACTCCGGGACCGTCACCAGGCGCGGCCGCCTCGGCCACCTGGCCCAGGAGTCGAGGCCGGGCCGGCCGGACGAGACCGTCCTGGCCGCCTTCGCCCGAGACCGGCCCGGCGACCGGGCCGACCACGCCGCGCACCTGCTCTCCCTCGGGCTCTTCGCCCGTGAGCACTTCGCGGTGCCCGTCGGCCGCCTCTCCACCGGGCAGCGCCGCCGCCTCGCCCTGGCCCGGCTGCTCGGCCGGCCCGCGGACGTCCTGCTGCTCGACGAGCCGACCAACCACCTCTCGCCCGCCCTGGCCGAGGAGGTGGAGGCCGCGCTGGACGGTTACGGGGGCGCCCTCGTCGTCGTCAGCCACGACCGCCGCCTGTGCCGGCGCTGGCGCGGCGACCGCCTGACCCTCAGCGCGCCCCCGCCGGCCGCGTCCGCGCGCTGA